From Zea mays cultivar B73 chromosome 3, Zm-B73-REFERENCE-NAM-5.0, whole genome shotgun sequence:
ATAACGCGGACAGGCCGGACCGCACGCACCGCCTCGGCTAATGCATTCGGCACACCAAACTTATCCAAAAACCCGCCGCACTCGCGTGCCTACTTGCGTGCGTGGCTCgctgctcctgctgctgctgctgctgtcgtGGCATGGGGCACCTGCAGTGGACCGACCGTTCGAGAAAAGCGGGGATACCGATCtcggtcgtcgtcgtcgtcgtcgtcgccgccgcggcCGGCACAAATAAAGCATGCGGTCTCCAGGTCCCGGCCCCGGCATCGACGGCACGCGCACGGCGGCAAGAGCAAGACAGCAACAATGCTCTCGCGCGTCTGGCGCGCGCGTCGTTGTCGTGTCCAAAAGCGCCTCACGCTTTTACCACTCACCGCCGCGTCGATTGGCCTGACCGCCTGGCCCCCACGCAGCAACAATGTCTCTGCCTGCCCTTTGACATTTGCGCAGGGTCAGATCGGAACAAGAATAAACTGACGCCTGCCTACTAGTCAATCGCGGCCCCGATACTGCCTGAGGGAGGGACCGAAATAACGTACATATAAATTAAAAAAAAGGGTCCAAGTGTGTAAAAAAACGATTCACCATCATCACCGTATTATAAATTCCGGTTTATTCCCACGCCTCAGCCTGCACTGCAGGCTTCTTTATGCCACGGGCGACAGAGGGCTCGAATCTTCCAGCacatctctatctctctctctctcctctcccttttGACATTTGGAGCAGAGTCAAAGCGAACAACACGAAAAAGCCAAGCCTAAGCTAtgcacgacgacgacgacatcgACAGACGTGGGCCCCTGGCCCCGGCACCGCTCCCTCTTGACAAGTGTACTTGGCGACACTGCAGCAGCAGTAGCATCCCATCCCAGCTATTCCCTCGCCTAGGGGATGCAAATCCGTGCGCGATCTCTCTCCTTTTTTCAATCCCTGCCGCCGTGCCCACCACTTTGCAGCGGGTTGACCTCGCACCGCATCGCATCCCATCGCAGAGATCGGGCCTGCGCTGCGCTGCCGGTAGAGTAGAGCCCGCGCCGTGCCGCGTCTCCAAATACTCGGCGTTCTCATACGCGTATATATGCGGGGCCCTGCTGGACTCGCACTGCCAAAAGTCAACCCCACCCCCTTCTCCCTGCCCGCCAGTCCCCCCCAGGAGCAAGGAGCGAGCAGCACGCACGCGTCCCGGCCGGCCCTCCGCCTCGCCAAAGGCCGCTCGAGAGACCGCCCGTCGTGGTTCATGCGCGGCGTGCTATGCTAGCCGCTGCTCATGGCGGAGCACTTCAACGACTGGGACCTGCAGGCCGTCGTCAGGAGCTGCGGCAGCGTGGCGCACCCGGAGCCCGCCGCCGCGGCGCCGAGGGCGGATCAGCCAGACGCAGCGCCGGAGCCGGTGCCCGCGCCGCGGCGAGACGAGGCGCCCGCCGCCCGTGCCACGCCGACGACGGTGCCTGTCCGGCGACAGGGACGGGCGTCGCCGCCCGCGGCTAAGGCCGCGGCGCTCCTGTACGACCTGGAGTACCTGGACTTGGACCACAGGCCGTTCCTGCTGCCGGccgcgccgtcgccgtcgccgtcgccggggCCGCGGGCGGGGGCCGGCGGGCGCGAGCGCGAGGTGATGATCTCTttccccgcggcggcggcggcgtccacGTCCGGGACGCAGCAGAGGGCGTCGCCGCCAGGCCGGAAGCCCGGCGCGCGCACTTCGCGGCCTAAAAGAAGGTACCGTACCGGTCGTCCCGTGCAGCATAGAACGGTAGTAGTAGAACCAGCTGAAGAAGGTGGTGCGATGATATGATGGCTTATTgcttttctcttcttttttttcttcccTGGTTGTGGTATGGCAGCAAGAAGAGCCAGCTGAAGAAGGTGGTGCGGGAGATGCCGGCGGCCGACGGCGGCTCGTCGTCGTCGGACCCGTGGGCGTGGCGCAAGTATGGCCAAAAGCCCATCAAGGGCTCGCCTTATCCGCGGTAACTACCTTTGACCTCGCCTTAACATGCTTTCCACGCGTTGCACTCACTGCCTGCTACTAGCTAGCTGGTATAGGTGGCCTTATCGTCGAACGTTGACTCAATCACTCCCAACACCTTAATTATTGCCACCTTTTCTTAAGGAAACAAGAAGGCACCTTTTCTTTAAGGAAACAAGAAGAAAGGGATGGCATGCATGCCATCCTTGAGGCTTCGCATAGGTGTCCTAGCCTAGCTAGTGTAATTAGGAGCTTTGATAATTCAGCCACAAGAGCGAGACGCCAAAGCCACTTGGACATCACCAATCAAGCTTTTTGCAGTACAGTACTACGTACAAGATACTGTAATTCGATAGCCGTACTGCGTGCTTGCAGTTGACCCTGTGGCTGCTGGCCCGCACGCTCAGCGAACTAACGCGACTGTTGCGATGGGAATTGATCTGTGGCCGCAGGGGGTACTACAAGTGCAGCAGCATGAAGGGGTGCATGGCGCGGAAGCTGGTGGAGCGCAGCCCAGCGAAGCCCGGGGTGCTCATCGTCACCTACATGGCGGAGCACTGCCACCCCGTGCCCACGCAGCTCAACGCGCTCGCGGGCACCACTCGCCACAAGCCGTCGTCCGGCGCGGCCGCCGAGCACAGCGCGGCCTCCTCTCCCAAGAGCCACGAGCATGGTGGACAGGCGGCCGGCCGTGGCACCGGCGACCGCGAGCATGGCAGCAGCGAGACGTCAACGGTGGCCGGGGAGATTGGCGGCGAGGAGATAGCGGCCGTCGACGACGACAGCGAGTTCTGGCCTGAGGGGCTGGACCTGGACGAGCTCTTGGCGCCCGTCGACGACGACTTCGATTTCGAGCAGGTCATCGAGGCGGAAGATGGCGTACTGGGACGCCGGCTCTCCCTCTAGGTGGGCGCTGTAACGCCAGAAATCAGAACCTTCAATGGCAATGGAGGACGAAAAGACCTCGCCTCGAAGAGATTCTATGTATAGGCGTCTTTTTTGTGCGTGTTTCTGACAAACAGGACCCCGAAAACTAACGGGCTGATGAATTTCCGTTGTATATCGTGCTTGCGTAATCTCCGAGAAGTCGGTGCGCATTGAGTTTTGTACATGTACTCCTATAATTCAGGTGCCACCTGGCTGTATTGAGCGCATGAACCAGGCAACATACCTGAAACCTGAAACCAAGTAAAACGCCGATGCATAAATGCCAGGTAGAAATCAATTTTCCCATAAATTCAATTCATCCACCAAAGAGACGCAAATGCAACTGTGCCAACGGTGGACCACTGTAACATAGGTCCCTGCATAGTTTCTATTATTCAGTTGTGAAGATCACACTACGCTGACAAGAAAAACATCTTAGACCAAAAAGAATAGGCATTCCATACATTATAGTTTGCTGTCTTTGATACCACAGATGGTTCCCGGTCGATACCACATAATAGCATACCTATGTCCATCAAAAGCTACGGCAAGTAGCACTCAGACACACGCTAGACTGTCATACAGAAAGCTTACAAAAGCAGAGACTTAACCAAGCAAGCTCATGGCACTATGGGTGGACGGAATTAGGTCATAGTTTCCAAGACCTGGATTTACAAAAGATGGGCAGTCCAAACTTTAGTATTCCCACTTCTTGAGCTCCATACCATCAGGGGGGCTCCCTTCTACCTTCTTTGCTCCAACATCTTTCCAATTGGTTGAGAGAACAGTGCCATTTGATTCCACCTGCAGAAACGGGCAAGGATACGTGAGTATAGACATAAAATACAGTTGGCTCCAAATCCAGTATTAGCTGGGCCAAACATCACGTACGAATGACTTCATCATGGCCCTCCGCATATCTTCATCAGCATCCTTGTAGATGTCACGGAAGAATTTGTTCAATGCAGCATCACCATCAAGTTTTTCTTCCTTCTCCTGATGCAGACACA
This genomic window contains:
- the LOC103651472 gene encoding WRKY transcription factor 22 produces the protein MAEHFNDWDLQAVVRSCGSVAHPEPAAAAPRADQPDAAPEPVPAPRRDEAPAARATPTTVPVRRQGRASPPAAKAAALLYDLEYLDLDHRPFLLPAAPSPSPSPGPRAGAGGREREVMISFPAAAAASTSGTQQRASPPGRKPGARTSRPKRSKKSQLKKVVREMPAADGGSSSSDPWAWRKYGQKPIKGSPYPRGYYKCSSMKGCMARKLVERSPAKPGVLIVTYMAEHCHPVPTQLNALAGTTRHKPSSGAAAEHSAASSPKSHEHGGQAAGRGTGDREHGSSETSTVAGEIGGEEIAAVDDDSEFWPEGLDLDELLAPVDDDFDFEQVIEAEDGVLGRRLSL